The region AGGGATAGAAATGAGGTTTGGTTTAAGGAAGTACTAAGAATTGTCTTGGAACTCAATAAATTCCTAACTATAAAATCTGAAATCTATAGTTTTTGATGGTCTTAAGGTCTACTCAGAAAGGTGAACGTTCTGTTGAAGAAGCTAGAGATGCTCGTGAGACTCTTCCTGGGATGGAGATAGAGGCCCACACTTCAGTATCCTTGCTGGAAACAACCTCATCTACTTTGACAAAGCTTACTGATGGTGTCCCAGAAATCAATATTTTGGAAAGcaaggacccagtcacctggtcTTCTGCAGCCTCTGTTTCAGAGTTTCAGGATTTGGCAACCCGGACTGCAAAGGCTGAGGCCTGGGAGATCCATGCTTTTGAGGCTCAGACCAGGGCCAGCAGCCAACCCAAGCAAAATATTATATCAGATGTGACAGCTACCTCAATCATGAAGCAGAAACACTTGAAGGAAAAGGTGGAAGTGACAGAGAAGGAAGGTACCTTCCTTGTGCGTCCACTCTGGCCCCAAAAATTTCATTATATTCTGACCTTGGTGGGCTACTCTTTGAGACCAACCCAGCTCTGGAACTTTGTCTACCTCTGGATTCACAAAGGAGGCTGTAAGTATTTATTCATAAGGGGCTAGCAGGACAGAAGACTGTCCAGGCTTCAATTTATAACATCTCTGAGAtatgtagatgttggagacttggtacTTTGAGCAGGATAGGTATGAAGTGCCTGAATACCTGGGGGAATGAAAAAGGGTAGAGGTACAGGAGGATGATAGGGCTGGAGACCTGGTCATGGGTGGGGTAGAAATTAGGTATTTAGGTCTTCCAGAAATTAGGAACTAGGGGACCAGATGTGGGACAGTGAAGGATGTAGAAACAGATGAACGCTGGTGGTGAGCATGTCTTCCTGGGCCTATGAATAAATCTGGGTACTGAAAGCCCAGAAGTTTTTCAGAACCCCTCCTAAATCCTTTTCACAGGTAGCTTCTTCATGATCTATATCATCATTCTGGTCTTTGTTGGGATTCCTCTCCTTTTCCTGGAGATGGCAGTTGGCCAGATGCTGCAGCAGGGTAGCCTGGATTTGTGGAAGATCATTGGCCCCTGGGCTGGTGGAGTGGGGTACATCAGCTTCATGGTGAGGAGCACTGGAATGCTGAGGCCTACCTTAATACCCACCCACATCCCAACGTCCATGGGTCAAgtcccttctgtccctcagtgttCTGTCAGATCCCCTCCTTTTTCCTGTCCCTAGTCTTCCTCCCCAGCCACTTCCTCCCTGGTCTCCAGGTGTGCCTCATCACCAGTACGTACACGAATGTGTTCAATTCTTGGATTCTCTTCTACTTGAGCCACTTCTTCCAGTTCCCTGTTCCATGGGAGAAATGTCCCTTATTGAAGAATGCCAGTGACTTTGGTGAGGAGGaaatgagagaggaagagaaggggaaaataGCTGGAAGGAAATttggaagaggagaaaggagcaAGGAAGGAGggacaaggaaaaggaagagagaatgaaaaataattggGAGGGGAAGGTATAGGGAAGTGAGTGGGAataaagaagaggggaggggttACCCTGTCTAGCAGGCATATCCAAAGCCAGGTCCCTCCAGATCCAGCCTGTGCACGGACGACACCCTCCATCTACTTCTGGTACCAGCAGACCTTGAAGGCTTCAGACAGAATTGAGGATGGTGGGCCACCGGTCTTAAATCTGAGCCTTCCCTTATTTGTGTCCTGGTGTCTCATTGGTGTTTTTATCATCAATGGACTCCAGTCCATTGGGAAGGTGAGCCACCATTTTTGTATTCCTTGATATTCTCAGAAGCTCTAACCCATTCCTCACTTTGTTACATGTGGATCTAATTTTTCACTCCTTCTAGCCTTTTACTCCCACTAGCCCCTGACTCCTgctgaaagctttttttttttaaaactcctacTAATTCCTGACTCAGAATTTTTGATCCCTGCTGACTGTTGTTTGGCTCCTACTGGTTCATGATTGCTGATATGTCCTACTCTCAATTCAGGTAATGTATGTCTTGGTACTACTTCCCTATTTCATCCTCTTCTGTTTCCTTATCCGGAGTCTACTGCTGGAAGGGGCAATATATGGCCTTCAACATTTGCTGGTTGCCAAGGTGAGGTATCTCTTCCTCAAAAGTTATCATGGCTGCCTGTTTTTAAGGCCTTCTTTCTGTGTCATCTCATTCTGTGCTTCCCCCAACTCCCCCCAGCATTTCTGCTATAGTTGTCCTCTTGTTCTTTAAATCTCTCTTACACTTGACTTTTCCCTTTTAGGTGTCAGCTTTGTACAACGTAAATGTGTGGTCAAGAGCAGGGAGCCAAGTTGTGTTTCAGCTGGGCCTAGGCTTTGGCCCCATTGTCTCCTTAGCCTCGCACATGCCCCAGTCCAACAACTGTGTCATGGATACCTTCATCATGGCTGTGGTCATCGTGGTCACCTTATTGCTTTTTACAACTTTCATCCTCTCAGTGCTGGGCTTCTGGGCTACGGTCCTCACATACCGCTGCAATGAGAAGTAAGACCAGCTCCTTAATTGAGGGTCCAAGTCCCAGGGAATTTCAGAACTCAGAGACCTTAATCCTAAAGATGCTACAAAGAACCAGACTCTCACATCTCCAACTCAGATATAATTGCAAATTGCTACTTTCCCCTATAGCTAAAAACACAGGATAGAATCCTCAGTCATGTTTTATCTTTCTCAGAACCCTTTTCTAGCTCTAGAAATGTTGAGACTTAGAGTCTGCCAGCTATCTACCTTAGAGTGGATATActaacagagatatgataaaaatgataaacattcAAATTACTCTATTTCTAGATACACAAAATTGTGTTTAAGGCCACACCCATATAGAGAACTGTCCAGAGCCCTCCATTTCCTGAATTCTTAACTGTGGACTCCCAAATTTAACAATTTTTGTTCATCTAGCATATTAAATTCAAAAGGATTCTCAGTAGTAAAGCCGTTTTTGTCTGATAACTTATTTATCTTTGGCTTTAATTCCAAAAACATCCACTAGGGatttatgtattctattttattttattcacttattttcatAGTACTCAGGATTGAAgctagggcctcatacatgctgggcaagtgccctatcactgagatacattcctAGCCCTTGTTTTTCATTGACATATTActcattgtacatatttatggaatgtagtgatgtttatacacacacacatatatataacgTATAATGATAAAATCAGGGTATTTACcatatttatctcaaatatttatcatttcttatagTGAGattgtttaaaattctttcttctagttaCTTTGAACTAATACAACATTGTTAATTGTAATCACCTTACTGTGCAATAGAATATCAGAACTTATTCTTCTTATATCCACTGACTGTTTTCCCTACTATGAAAATACTCTTTGTATACCATGGAGATTTGGACAGGTGAATCAGAAAAacatttcttgttttcctttgggTTTCAGTtttggagggagaaggagaaaggaattaGATACTAAGACAGTCATACCTTGTGATAACTGGAAGGAATGGTGGTGGGAAATCACTGCAGAGGACAGAGCCATTAATTTCTGTCTCAGCAAGCCAGATAAGGCCTTCCAGAggagttgggattataggtgtgtgccactgtgcctggctttagtAGCATGTTTTTAAAACAGTTGCCAAATCCATGGTAATGAAGATTTGCCCCTATGTTCCCTTCTAAGAATTGAAAAACAGTTTCAactcttaaatttagtcttttgaTCAGTTTTGAGTTCCTTTTTTGCATAGGAATGTAATTTAAGGGTTaaacttcattcttttgtgtgTAGAAGTCTAATTAGCACCTTTTCATGTTGAAACTTCTTTCCCAATTCAGTGGTCTTGGCACCCTTGTTGAAAATTAACTGGCCACAGACATGAGGGTCCATTTCTGGCTCttaattctgtttcattggtttaTGTGACATTCTCATACCAGTATCTCATTGTATTCATTACTGTTATTTTGtaatacattttgaaattaaCATGTGTGAGCCTTcaagcttcctttttttttttttttttaagatgggtaGACTACAAggggtcagtctgggcaacttagcaaaatcctgtcccaaaataaaactttaaaaagtcagGGAGATGTAGCTCTAtgatagagggcttgcctagaatgtgcatggccctgggttcagtctccagcactgCAAGAGCAAACAAACACTAAAATcaaaggcaacaaaagaaaaaatagataaattggacttcatcaaagaACATTATGAAGAGAGTGAAAAAACACCTAAagtatgggagaaaatatttgcaaattatacatTTGACAAGATCTGGGATATATAAAGGACTTCTGCAACTTAACAAAAAGACAATCCAATATTTAAAATGGACAAAGTATTCAAATAGACTTTTCTTCAGATATACACAAATGAAcagtaaacacatgaaaagatgctcagcagcattagttattagagaaatgcaaatcaaagccacagtgAGATACTATTTCACATCTACTGTtagctataatttttttaaaaaaataagttttggtgaaaatggagaaattggaatccttgtacattgctggttggaGTTTAAAATGGTGAAACTACTGTGCAGTTTAgcagttcttcaaaaagttaaacaatttGTTGACCCAACAATTCCATTTCTAGGTATATgtctaaaagaattaaaaaggaacTTGAACAGATACTTGTTGAAAGAGATACTTgatcacatatcagagagagatgtgaatgtttatagcagcatcatttataatagccaaagTTGAAAACAACCCAcatttccatcaacaaataaatagataaatgtggtacatatacacaatgggttGTTCATCCATAAAAAGGAATTACATTCTGATATATgctgtaactttttaaaaataactttatttattcactcatttttttatgtgatgcttaggattgaatccagtgcctcatacatgttaggcaattgctccagcactgagccacaccccagccccatgtgcTGTAGCTTTAATGAATCTTGAacgcatgctaagtgaaataagctagatacaaaaagataaatattgtatGTCCACTTACTTGAAATATTTAGAATAGATAAATACAGTATACAGATaaatacagagacagaaagtagattagaagTTGCCAGAAGTTGGGGGAAGGGAAAGCTGAATTACTGCTTAATGGATAGAGTTTATGTTTAGAATAATAACATGGAATTGGAAATAGTGGTGATGGATGAATGTAATTCTTGCCAGTAAATTGTATACCAACTTTAcaatgattaaaacaaaattccATATTATAACTACAATAAAAGAGGACCTCAaccttggaaaaaaaattcaaattcactCAAAACTTAAAGTACTGTATTCTATTTATTAAAgcacaaaactttaaaaagcttGACAACCCATTCTGCTGATGAGAATACTTGATCAAATAgaattagataaataaaatagctaaatagaattttagctattttattttgtattatttaagtGCTGAGTATTGAGCCTAAGGCCTCAGTGgactttttttctgttctcttagCAATTAAATGATGACCCTAGAATTTACAGTATGCATTCTTGATTTCAGTGTCTATAAAGGAAATCAGTACTGTATCCTCTTCTAAAACAAGGGACATAAAACTCTATATGCATTTACATGTGAACGTTACATcatgtattttgattttaatttttttttctaaaatttacatttattatgcAAAATGTGATTAGATATACTACCTCctattttaccattttctttttattgtttcttgttACCCAGGCCTTCCATTTATGATTTCCATCTACTTGAAGAATATCCTTTCAGATTTTTCAGTGAGGGTCTGCTAATGAGAAttccatgtttttcttcttttaaaatatctttatttcactgtGTTTTGAAATCTCTTGTATCTACCTATAGATTGCTAGCGTGGCAGGACCTTTCTACCCCAGCACATTGAAGATAGACCACTCTCTGCCAGCTTTAATTGTGATTGTTGAGAATTTAGCTGTCAGAAGGTAAcctctctttttaccttttaagattgtttctttatttggttttctgtaatttcattataatgtatccaAGGGAGAATTCGTTTTATTTTCTTGAGTTATTTTGGCTTCTTTTGTCTGTAGATTGctgttttttatttgcttcagAAAttctcagccattatttctttacaTATTGCCTCTGCCTCATTAGCACTCTCATCTTATTTGTTAGACCTATTTACTATATATTCCAGGTCTCGTAAAAAACTGTCAGTATTTTCTGTTTCCCTTACCTAGTCAATCACTAATGTTTTCTATCACTATAGATTTGTCTTTAATAcagtaaatggaatcatattctATGCATTCTTATATCTGACCAGCTAgcataatgttttgtttttaatttatattactgAATGTTGGGAAGTTTGTTCCTTTTGGGGAGAGAGTtctggggatttgaacccaggggcactttaccaccaacccacatccccaaccctttttattttgagacaggccttgttaagttgctgaggctggcctcaaacttagagccctcctgcctcaactaccccatttgctgggatttcaggcatgtgcaccatgcctggcttaagtttcagtttctttttaaaaatatttatttcttagttgtagttagacacaatgcctttattttatttattcttatgtggtgctgaggatcaaacccagggcctcacacatgctaggcgagtgctctactactgagccacaatcccagcccttaaattTCGGTTTCTTATTGCTAATTTTAGTATATTGAAATGCAGCAGAGTTGTGTGTATGGATCTTGCTGGACTCATGTATTGGTTCTTGTAGCTTTAGGTTTTTGTAATACACAATCATGGTTGGCAAATAAagatttgactttttctttctgatcttttaaaaatcatttaaattaaattctgcTTTATTGGACTGGCTATAATCTCCAGTTCTCAGATAGGAGTAGGATAGGATATCTTTGCATTTTGCTATTCTCAGGGGGAAGCAGTGTTTCACTTGTGCATTATTTGTTGGGATTTCCCCCTAGGTATCTTTTATCAAGTTGAAGGAACTTTGATTCTGTTCCTAGTTTTCTGTGAGTTTTTacaaatgtgtgctgagattttgttAAGCTTTTATTACATAATTATTGAAATGATTGCATATCCAACCATGGTTTTCCTGCTTAGGTATCTATTTCTCCTATATTTTGTTAATGTGGTAAATTGTAACACTTTAACTACATCTCACAAATTTTGatacattgttttgttttcactcaaaataataaataattttttccttctaatttcttctttgacccttGGCTgtttagaagtatttttaaaattttccaagtaTTTGGGTTTTAAATCTTTAGTTGTTATTAATGATTTAATATTCAGTGTCATtgttgctgggcgtggtggtgcacacctgtaatcccagccactcaggggCTAAGacaggatcacaaatttaagaccagccgcagcaacttagtgaggccctaagcaactttgagtccttgtctctaaataaataaatagaaaaggctATGGGATGCTGCtaaatggtaaagcacccctgggtccaaccCTAGTACatagtaatagtaacaaaaacaatagtaggagtaataatagtaataatcaaTGCCATTGCAGAAAATAGTtgcaattcctttattttactttatggctCAGTGTATGGTCTATCTTGGGAAATATTCCATGTGCACTTTAGAAGAACATACATTCTGCTATTGTTGGATGGAGTGGCCTATAAATGCCAATTAGATCAATTTGTTTGATATTTGTTCAAGTATATGTATGggaattttttatctatttatcctGTTAATTGCTGAAAGAGAGTGGTGACACCAACTATGAATGTgggtttctcttttttattttctctaaggCTGAGTGATCTTCCATTGTGTAGATGTACCACatgtgaattgagctactgtaaacattgatgtggctgtgtcactgtagtaaactgatttttaagtcctttgggtataaacccagaagtaggatagctgggtcaaatgtagttccattccaagttttcttaggaatctccatactgctttccaaagtggttgcactgatttgcagtcccaccagcaatgtatgagtgtaacttttatCCCACATCCTCGTCAGTGcttttattgcttgtattcttgataattgccattctgactggggtgagatgaaatcttagttttgatttgcatttctctaatagctacaGATGATGATCATTTTTCCatgtttgttgatcgattgtatttcttcttctgtgaagtgtctgttcagttccttagcccatttattgaatgaattatttgggggggggtttggtagtaagttttttgagttctttatatatcctggagattagtgctctatgtgaGGTGTATGagccccattctgtaggctctcttttcacattattgattgtttcctttgctgagaagaaactttttagtttgaatccatccatttattgattcttattttacttcttgtgctttagaagtcttgttaaggaagtcaggtcttaagccaacatgatgaagatttaggcccactttttcttctattaggcataaggtctctattctagtgcctaagtttttgggtttttttttaatatttactttttagttttcgacggacacaacatctttgtttgtatgtggtgctgaggatcgaacccgggctgcacgcatgccaggcgagcgcactatcgcttgagccacatccccagcccgtgcctaagtttttgatccactttgagttgattttttgtgcagtgtgagaaatagaagtttaatttcattttgctatataaagatttatttatccgtctggtcctgggcttttcttgtttggtagacttttttttccttaaatatttttttttaattgttttcccagcaccatttgttaaagaggctatcttttttccagtgtatatttttggcatctttgtctaatataattgtatttatgtggatttttatctgtgtcttctattttttaccattggtctacatatctgtTGTGGTGAAAACACCAtgccttttttgttactattgctctgtagtatagtttgaggtctggtattgtgatacctcctatTTTactcttactaaggattgctttggctattctgagtcttttatttttccaaacgaATATCATGATTGCTGTTTCTagcttctatgaagaatgtcattgggattttaataggaattgcattaaatatgtataacagttttgtagtgtggccattttgacaatattaattttgcctgtcTAAGACTATGGGAGATCTTTCACTCTTCTAAGATCGTCTTCAAttcctttctttagtgttctgtagttttcattgtagaggtcttttacctccctTGTTAGAtggattcccaaatattttattttttttcttttgaggctattgtgaatggggtagttttcctaatttctcttgtaGTAGATTCATTGcttatgtatagaaatgtatttgatttatgggtattgatttttttatcctgctactttgctgaattcatttattagttcttgaagttttcttgtggaatttttgcattttctatataaatataaaatcatgtcatcagcaaatagtgatagtttgggttcttcttttcctatttataaccctttaatttctttcgtcagTCTGATTGCtttagctagagtttcaaggactatgttgaatagaagtgttgaaagagggcatccatgtgttgctccagtttttagaggaaatgttttcaatttttctccatttagaatgttgGCATTGGGCTTAGCTTAGATAGCTTTATACACTGTTGAggtgtgttcctactatccctagtttttcccatgttttgaacatgaag is a window of Ictidomys tridecemlineatus isolate mIctTri1 chromosome 15, mIctTri1.hap1, whole genome shotgun sequence DNA encoding:
- the Slc6a16 gene encoding orphan sodium- and chloride-dependent neurotransmitter transporter NTT5, whose product is MRVAPVLRSTQKGERSVEEARDARETLPGMEIEAHTSVSLLETTSSTLTKLTDGVPEINILESKDPVTWSSAASVSEFQDLATRTAKAEAWEIHAFEAQTRASSQPKQNIISDVTATSIMKQKHLKEKVEVTEKEGTFLVRPLWPQKFHYILTLVGYSLRPTQLWNFVYLWIHKGGCSFFMIYIIILVFVGIPLLFLEMAVGQMLQQGSLDLWKIIGPWAGGVGYISFMVCLITSTYTNVFNSWILFYLSHFFQFPVPWEKCPLLKNASDFDPACARTTPSIYFWYQQTLKASDRIEDGGPPVLNLSLPLFVSWCLIGVFIINGLQSIGKVMYVLVLLPYFILFCFLIRSLLLEGAIYGLQHLLVAKVSALYNVNVWSRAGSQVVFQLGLGFGPIVSLASHMPQSNNCVMDTFIMAVVIVVTLLLFTTFILSVLGFWATVLTYRCNEKNVETLIKLINLGKLPPDAYPPADLRENPTSIYNTWLNSLPQDIKNMVLSYIPECNIQDQFLQIKDSQSFSFLIFAEYTSFLPLSSLWSLLFFLLLLFRELGIMVGFMHGIILPLQDTFSSLRKHTALLTVGIIMLLYLCGLFFTRPSGIYFMRLLNEYWIVLPIFFIILCENITVAWAYGAKRFLADMAVLLDRPISSICSRLWCYVSPVVLLFLLVTILVDLSMKPMTYIAWDSVGSKEVLRLYPSWGLFLVIILFLIVILPVPVYLVYCLCNGMPFKSKSKNRLMIFSKSPPPSDQPVLREKVQKEEIPQGDKTK